The stretch of DNA TACTGGCGGCAGCCGACCGCACGGTCCAGGCCTTCATCGAGACCTGGAGAAAACACCGGCAGGATCTTCCCCTGGATGAGCGACACGCGGACCGGATCGACGCTCACAGCCAGAGCATTCCATTGTTGAGAACGGCACGCCCGAAGTAGACGGCTCGATGCATGACCCAGCTGGTTGTCTGACCCAGGGTTTCATTCGTGCCACGGACCGACTGAAACCAGTGTGATGCCCGTGGCGCGCGCCCAAGCAAAACAGAGTCGAAGATGGGACTGATTTCATGAGCCTGCCCCAGAATGCCATTGAACTTGCCGCCTACTTGAAACGTATCGGGCATTGCCCTGAGGTCGAGCCAAGCCCGGCGGTGCTGCGCTCGCTGCACATGGCGCACGCCCGCACGATTCCCTTCGAGAACATCGAGGTGCTGCTGGGCGGAGTGCCGCGTCTGGATCCTGCCGGTCTGCAGCTCAAGCTGGTGGAGCAGAGGCGCGGTGGCTACTGCTTCGAGCAGAATTCCCTGCTGGCCCTGATGCTGGAAGCAATCGGCTTCGGTGTACGCCGGCTGTCGGCGCGCGTACGCTGGCACGGGCAGCACGTGTTGCCGCGCACTCACATGCTGCTGCTGGTGAGCGCGGGACAGGAGCAGTGGCTGGCCGATGTGGGCTTTGGCGCTCACGGTCTGCTGGAACCGCTGCCGTTTCGTGAAGGGGCGGAATCGCGGGTCGGGTTGTGGACCACGCGCCTTGTGCGGGAAGGGGAACTCTGGGTCGTGCAGATTCCCGAGGACGGCGACTGGCGCGATCTGTACGCCTTCGACCTGCAGGAGCAGCAGGCGGTGGACATGGAGCTGGCCAACTGGTACACTGCCACCCATCCCGGATCGATCTTCCGGAAAGGCCTGATCGCCCAGCGTGTCACTCCCGAACGGCGCACGCACCTGCGCGATCGGGAGCTGAGCGTGGAGGATGCATCCGGCACCTCGGGGCGCAGCTTGCGGGACGAGGCGGAAGTCCGCCAGGTGCTGGAAGAGATCTTCGGCATCCAGTGGCCCACGGG from Candidatus Delongbacteria bacterium encodes:
- a CDS encoding arylamine N-acetyltransferase, with amino-acid sequence MSLPQNAIELAAYLKRIGHCPEVEPSPAVLRSLHMAHARTIPFENIEVLLGGVPRLDPAGLQLKLVEQRRGGYCFEQNSLLALMLEAIGFGVRRLSARVRWHGQHVLPRTHMLLLVSAGQEQWLADVGFGAHGLLEPLPFREGAESRVGLWTTRLVREGELWVVQIPEDGDWRDLYAFDLQEQQAVDMELANWYTATHPGSIFRKGLIAQRVTPERRTHLRDRELSVEDASGTSGRSLRDEAEVRQVLEEIFGIQWPTGATSTESDTAGT